The proteins below come from a single Tissierella sp. MB52-C2 genomic window:
- a CDS encoding ABC transporter permease — MDYILQGFKEAIKLLITLDKEIFKIVFLSIIVSTSATILASLISIPLGIYFGIKKFRGKKLFSRITYTMMSIPSVVVGLIVAIILSRRGPFGYLDLLYTKNAMIIAQTLLVMPLIFGLSYGLAKSRGGAIEKVAFTLGANKWDTIILIIRELKIDIMVNVATAFSRAISEVGAVMIVGGNIKGYTRVITTTISMMNSMGDYPMAIALGIVLLLISFIIHSIIYSYSQEE; from the coding sequence ATGGATTATATATTACAGGGTTTTAAAGAAGCAATAAAACTTTTAATTACGCTTGATAAAGAAATTTTTAAAATAGTATTTCTATCTATTATTGTATCTACTTCTGCTACAATTCTTGCTTCTTTAATATCTATTCCCCTAGGAATATATTTTGGAATTAAAAAATTTAGAGGTAAGAAATTATTTTCTAGAATTACATATACAATGATGAGTATTCCCTCAGTAGTGGTTGGGCTTATAGTAGCTATAATTCTTTCGAGAAGAGGACCCTTTGGATATTTAGATCTATTATATACTAAAAATGCCATGATAATAGCTCAAACTTTATTAGTAATGCCTTTAATTTTTGGCCTTAGTTATGGACTAGCTAAAAGTAGAGGAGGAGCAATTGAAAAGGTAGCCTTTACATTAGGTGCTAACAAATGGGATACTATAATCTTAATTATTAGAGAACTAAAGATTGATATTATGGTAAATGTTGCTACAGCCTTTTCAAGGGCTATATCAGAAGTAGGAGCTGTAATGATAGTAGGTGGTAACATAAAGGGATACACAAGAGTTATAACAACTACTATTTCTATGATGAACTCTATGGGAGACTATCCTATGGCCATAGCCCTAGGAATTGTACTACTTCTTATATCATTTATAATACATAGTATAATATATTCCTATAGCCAGGAGGAATAA
- a CDS encoding molybdenum cofactor guanylyltransferase, with translation MKKFGTAIILAGGKSSRMGFDKQFLKIDERRLMESLVHKLNREFEEIIIVTNKPEYYIGFSNRITKDIIESEGPLSGIHAGLNFSSSEYAYVVACDMPNINMDYVRFMKTSIETKNIDGCVTRFGNWIEPFSSFYSRDIIKDIEEHLLSNRRSINSLLDKLNILYIEESKAREFSPNWDMFINLNTKEDLNSYLSGLANS, from the coding sequence ATGAAGAAATTTGGTACTGCTATAATACTTGCTGGTGGGAAAAGTTCTAGAATGGGATTTGATAAACAATTTCTCAAGATTGATGAGAGAAGACTTATGGAATCCCTTGTTCACAAACTAAATAGAGAGTTTGAAGAAATAATCATTGTTACTAACAAGCCAGAGTACTATATAGGATTTAGTAATAGAATAACTAAAGATATAATAGAAAGTGAAGGTCCATTAAGTGGAATACACGCAGGACTTAATTTCTCTTCATCAGAATATGCTTATGTAGTTGCCTGTGATATGCCAAATATTAATATGGATTATGTTAGATTTATGAAAACTTCTATTGAAACCAAGAATATAGATGGATGTGTTACTAGATTTGGTAACTGGATAGAACCCTTTAGCAGCTTTTATTCTCGAGATATTATAAAAGATATAGAAGAACATTTATTATCTAATAGAAGGTCAATAAATTCTTTATTAGATAAGCTTAATATTCTATATATAGAAGAAAGTAAAGCAAGGGAGTTTAGTCCAAATTGGGATATGTTTATTAATTTAAATACTAAAGAAGATTTAAATAGTTATTTAAGTGGACTAGCAAATAGTTAG
- a CDS encoding NADH-ubiquinone oxidoreductase-F iron-sulfur binding region domain-containing protein, translated as MTLEKLQELKEKSRPVLEERLKEEDNTEVKDGNFILKGDYYRKQTRIALRNCEIIRPESIEEYIALDGYTALGKMLTEMKPEDVINTMVESNLRGRGGAGFPAGRKWAEAFKYDSDKKYVICNADEGDPGAFMDRSILEGDPHSVLEGMAIAGYAIGADQGFIYVRAEYPLAVKRLKEAIEQAKEYGLLGNNILGTDFNFDIELRLGAGAFVCGEGTALMESIEGRRGMPRTKIYRTAQKGLWQKPTVINNVETLANVPVIFQRGVDWFRGIGTEKSPGTKVFALVGKVKNAGLVEVPMGMPLREIVFDIGGGVADDKAIKAVQTGGPSGGCIPVELLDTPVDFESLAKIGSIMGSGGMVVMDETDCMVDIARFFLDFTVDESCGKCVPCREGTKRMLELLQKVTSGEGTIEDIARMESLAETISSASLCGLGQTAANPVTSTLHYFREEFEAHVKDKKCPAGACQALLEYYITDKCIGCTKCARNCPASCIDGKVKERHIIDIDRCIKCGNCASVCPVGAVIKR; from the coding sequence ATGACTTTAGAAAAGTTACAGGAGTTAAAAGAAAAATCTAGACCAGTCTTAGAAGAAAGATTAAAAGAAGAAGATAATACAGAAGTAAAAGATGGTAATTTTATATTAAAAGGTGACTACTATAGAAAACAAACTAGAATAGCATTGAGAAACTGTGAGATAATTAGACCAGAAAGTATTGAGGAGTATATAGCACTTGATGGTTACACGGCTTTAGGAAAAATGCTTACTGAAATGAAGCCAGAGGATGTTATTAACACTATGGTTGAATCAAACTTAAGAGGTAGAGGTGGAGCAGGTTTTCCAGCAGGTAGAAAATGGGCTGAAGCTTTTAAATATGATTCTGACAAGAAATATGTAATATGTAATGCAGATGAGGGAGATCCAGGTGCATTCATGGATAGATCTATTCTTGAAGGGGACCCACATTCAGTACTTGAAGGTATGGCAATAGCAGGATATGCAATAGGCGCTGATCAAGGATTTATCTATGTTAGAGCAGAGTACCCATTAGCAGTAAAAAGACTTAAAGAAGCCATAGAACAAGCTAAAGAATATGGATTACTAGGAAATAATATATTAGGAACAGACTTTAACTTCGATATAGAATTAAGACTTGGTGCAGGAGCTTTCGTATGTGGTGAAGGTACAGCTCTTATGGAATCCATTGAAGGCAGAAGAGGAATGCCAAGAACTAAAATTTATAGAACAGCTCAAAAAGGCTTATGGCAAAAACCAACTGTTATTAACAACGTAGAAACTTTAGCAAATGTACCAGTAATATTCCAAAGAGGAGTAGATTGGTTCAGAGGTATAGGAACTGAAAAATCTCCAGGAACTAAGGTATTTGCTTTAGTAGGAAAAGTAAAAAATGCAGGCCTTGTGGAAGTGCCAATGGGAATGCCTTTAAGAGAAATCGTTTTTGATATTGGCGGCGGAGTAGCAGATGATAAGGCTATTAAAGCTGTACAAACTGGTGGACCTTCAGGAGGATGTATTCCAGTAGAATTACTAGATACTCCAGTAGACTTTGAATCCTTAGCAAAAATAGGTTCAATAATGGGTTCAGGTGGTATGGTTGTAATGGATGAAACAGACTGTATGGTTGATATAGCTAGATTTTTCCTTGACTTTACTGTAGATGAATCTTGTGGTAAATGTGTACCATGTAGAGAAGGTACAAAGAGAATGTTAGAATTATTACAGAAGGTAACTTCAGGAGAAGGAACAATAGAAGATATTGCAAGAATGGAATCTTTAGCAGAAACTATTAGTTCAGCTTCACTTTGTGGACTAGGACAAACAGCGGCTAACCCTGTTACTAGTACATTACATTATTTTAGAGAGGAATTTGAAGCCCATGTAAAAGACAAGAAATGTCCAGCAGGTGCTTGTCAAGCCCTTCTAGAATACTATATTACAGATAAATGTATTGGATGTACGAAATGTGCTAGAAACTGTCCAGCTTCATGTATAGATGGGAAGGTAAAAGAAAGACATATAATAGATATTGATAGATGTATTAAATGTGGCAACTGTGCTTCAGTATGTCCAGTTGGAGCAGTAATTAAGAGATAG
- a CDS encoding 2Fe-2S iron-sulfur cluster-binding protein has protein sequence MKNVTLTIDGQQITVPEDYSIIQAAKELDIEIPALCYDPNLEVVSACRLCIVEIEGSRKLETSCSVKVREGMVVNTETEKVVKARQDILQLLLDSHPNDCLTCQKAGECLLQKYAYRYSVKFREHDGATRPELIDTSSPYILKDDSKCILCGKCVRTCAQIKGEREVLAFAERGYDTRIVLDSDKTFAASKCVSCNRCVSVCPVGALIDKRIMGKTRVWDAEVNTTNCKVCDYGCEFEVLSKNKKKVALRAKSPSNGRPLCLKGRLTTELLNVDEPDTPYRKIGDKFVETTWTKALGLSNVMDKIEKIEEEK, from the coding sequence ATGAAAAATGTAACACTCACAATAGACGGGCAGCAGATCACAGTGCCGGAAGACTACTCTATAATTCAAGCTGCTAAAGAACTAGATATAGAGATTCCAGCACTTTGCTACGATCCAAACTTAGAAGTTGTATCAGCTTGTAGATTATGTATAGTTGAAATAGAAGGAAGCAGAAAATTAGAGACATCTTGTTCTGTAAAGGTTAGAGAAGGAATGGTTGTAAATACTGAAACTGAAAAGGTAGTAAAAGCAAGACAAGATATTTTACAACTATTATTAGACAGTCATCCAAATGATTGTTTAACTTGCCAGAAAGCAGGAGAGTGTTTATTACAAAAATATGCATATAGATATAGCGTTAAATTCAGAGAACATGATGGTGCTACTAGACCAGAACTCATAGATACTTCAAGCCCATATATATTAAAGGATGATAGTAAGTGTATTTTATGTGGTAAATGCGTTAGAACTTGTGCTCAAATAAAAGGAGAAAGGGAAGTCTTAGCCTTTGCTGAAAGAGGATATGATACTAGAATAGTTTTAGACTCAGATAAAACATTTGCTGCTTCCAAATGTGTATCCTGTAATAGATGTGTATCTGTCTGTCCAGTAGGTGCTTTAATTGATAAGAGAATAATGGGTAAAACAAGAGTATGGGATGCAGAAGTTAATACTACAAACTGTAAAGTATGCGATTATGGTTGTGAGTTTGAGGTATTATCTAAAAACAAGAAAAAAGTTGCCTTAAGAGCAAAATCTCCATCTAATGGCAGACCACTATGTTTAAAGGGAAGACTTACTACAGAATTATTAAATGTAGATGAGCCAGATACTCCTTATAGGAAAATAGGTGATAAATTTGTTGAAACAACTTGGACAAAGGCTCTAGGATTATCAAATGTAATGGATAAAATAGAAAAGATAGAAGAAGAAAAATAG
- a CDS encoding MogA/MoaB family molybdenum cofactor biosynthesis protein gives MFTVGIVTSSDKGFVGEREDKSGELIAQIVEGKGYKVEKKIIVPDEEDIIMKELIYMADVLKVDLILTTGGTGFSTRDVTPEATIKVCDKMANGIAEAIRSYSLSITSRAMLSRAVSGIRYKTLIINLPGSPKAVKEALDYILDSVHHGLEILTDKAHDCARK, from the coding sequence ATGTTTACAGTAGGTATAGTCACATCTTCAGATAAGGGATTTGTCGGAGAAAGAGAGGATAAATCTGGTGAGCTTATAGCTCAAATAGTTGAAGGTAAGGGCTATAAGGTAGAAAAGAAAATCATAGTTCCTGATGAAGAAGACATTATAATGAAGGAATTAATCTATATGGCAGACGTTTTAAAAGTAGATCTGATTCTGACTACTGGAGGAACTGGATTTAGCACTAGAGATGTAACTCCAGAAGCAACTATAAAAGTTTGTGATAAAATGGCAAATGGTATAGCTGAGGCTATAAGAAGCTATAGCCTCAGTATTACTTCAAGGGCCATGTTATCTAGGGCAGTATCAGGCATAAGATATAAAACTTTGATAATAAACTTACCTGGTAGTCCTAAAGCGGTAAAAGAAGCCTTAGATTATATATTAGACAGTGTTCATCATGGGTTAGAGATTCTAACAGATAAAGCCCATGATTGTGCCAGAAAATAA
- the nuoE gene encoding NADH-quinone oxidoreductase subunit NuoE: MEFKFDLEENKEKIQEFRNFIRENKDKQGALMPVLQEAQGKFGYLPNEILEVVSRDLNVPLSEIYGVATFYSQFTFIPKGENNISVCLGTACYVKGAEKVLEEIENVLGIKCGGTTPDLKFSITPTRCIGACGLAPVININDDTHGRLKPEDIKAIIEKYR; encoded by the coding sequence ATGGAGTTTAAATTTGACTTAGAAGAAAATAAAGAGAAGATCCAAGAGTTTAGAAACTTTATTAGAGAAAACAAGGACAAGCAAGGAGCGTTAATGCCTGTACTACAAGAGGCACAAGGAAAGTTTGGATACTTACCTAACGAGATACTAGAAGTTGTATCTAGAGACTTAAATGTACCACTATCTGAAATATATGGTGTAGCAACATTCTATTCACAATTTACATTTATACCAAAGGGAGAAAATAATATTTCTGTGTGTTTAGGAACAGCTTGTTATGTTAAAGGTGCTGAAAAGGTACTTGAAGAAATTGAAAATGTGTTAGGAATAAAATGTGGCGGAACTACGCCAGACCTTAAATTTTCCATTACACCTACTAGATGTATAGGAGCTTGCGGATTAGCACCAGTTATAAATATAAATGACGATACACATGGTAGATTAAAACCAGAAGACATTAAAGCTATAATAGAAAAATACAGATAA
- a CDS encoding substrate-binding domain-containing protein, which translates to MKKSLALLLTLLLIITTAACAPKTEVPQETDVTQEPSETIETDSPVEPNGRIILSTTTSTQDSGLLDYLLPIFTEETGIEVNTIAVGTGKALQMGKDGEADVLLVHAKADELTFVEEGHGTERRDVMYNDFILVGPKSGEIEKNKDIVGALKNISEKELVFVSRGDDSGTHKKELGIWKVAGIEPAGEWYLEAGAGMGDVLKIANEKQGYTIADRATYLSMKDNLELEIVVEGDENLLNQYGVIPVNPEKNENINGEGAVEFMNWITSERGQALVKEYGIEEYGESLFIPNAE; encoded by the coding sequence ATGAAAAAATCTTTAGCATTATTACTTACCCTCTTGCTAATCATTACTACAGCAGCATGTGCACCAAAGACAGAAGTTCCACAGGAAACAGATGTAACACAAGAACCGTCAGAAACAATTGAAACAGATAGTCCAGTAGAACCTAATGGAAGGATTATCCTATCAACAACTACATCTACTCAGGACTCAGGACTATTAGATTATTTACTTCCAATATTCACTGAGGAAACAGGTATAGAAGTAAATACTATTGCAGTAGGTACAGGTAAGGCATTACAAATGGGTAAAGATGGAGAAGCAGACGTACTTTTAGTTCATGCTAAGGCAGATGAATTAACATTTGTAGAGGAAGGACATGGAACAGAAAGACGAGATGTAATGTATAATGACTTTATCTTAGTAGGGCCTAAATCAGGAGAAATTGAGAAAAACAAAGATATAGTGGGAGCACTGAAAAATATTAGTGAAAAGGAACTTGTATTTGTATCTAGAGGAGATGATTCTGGTACACATAAAAAAGAATTAGGTATCTGGAAAGTAGCTGGAATTGAACCAGCAGGAGAATGGTATCTAGAAGCAGGAGCAGGTATGGGAGATGTACTTAAGATAGCTAATGAAAAGCAAGGCTATACTATAGCCGATAGAGCTACTTATTTAAGTATGAAAGACAATCTTGAATTAGAGATTGTAGTAGAGGGAGATGAAAATCTACTTAACCAATATGGAGTAATACCAGTTAATCCAGAGAAAAATGAAAATATCAATGGTGAAGGTGCAGTAGAATTTATGAACTGGATAACTTCAGAAAGAGGACAAGCTTTAGTTAAAGAATATGGCATAGAAGAATATGGAGAATCTTTATTTATACCAAATGCTGAGTAA
- a CDS encoding ATP-binding cassette domain-containing protein, producing MEIKIKNLKKYYGERQILNIEEMFIERGKITGITGSNGCGKTTLLGIISGLDKEYSGIVTYNGIKLNKEIINNMTIVFQKPYLFRRTVYENIEYPLKVRGGDKKENKNLVMDIIKRLEIEDLINKKAHLLSGGESQKVTLARALVFKPKLLLLDEPTSNIDPAAIEVLEREIIRFNKETNSTIVIVTHNMDQSKRLGQRIIEM from the coding sequence ATGGAGATAAAAATTAAAAATTTAAAGAAATATTATGGAGAAAGACAAATATTAAATATAGAAGAGATGTTTATAGAAAGAGGAAAGATTACAGGTATCACAGGATCTAATGGATGTGGGAAGACAACTCTATTAGGTATAATATCTGGATTAGATAAGGAATATAGTGGCATTGTTACATATAATGGGATTAAACTTAATAAAGAAATTATAAATAATATGACTATAGTATTTCAAAAACCTTATTTATTTAGAAGAACAGTATATGAAAATATCGAATATCCATTAAAGGTTAGAGGTGGAGATAAAAAAGAAAATAAAAATCTAGTTATGGATATAATAAAACGTCTTGAAATAGAGGATTTAATAAATAAAAAGGCACATTTATTATCTGGAGGAGAGTCTCAAAAAGTGACACTGGCCAGAGCCTTGGTATTTAAACCTAAACTGCTTTTATTGGATGAGCCAACATCAAATATAGATCCAGCTGCTATTGAGGTTTTAGAAAGAGAAATTATAAGGTTCAATAAAGAAACGAATAGCACTATAGTTATAGTAACTCATAATATGGACCAAAGTAAAAGACTTGGTCAAAGAATAATAGAGATGTAA
- the fdhF gene encoding formate dehydrogenase subunit alpha, translated as MIELTIDGIKYNVEQDKTLLQVCKEMGIEIPTLCHDDRLAPYAACRMCLVEVEGSKNLVTSCTTKVRDGMTIYTKNPKVMNARKEVLDLLLSNHPMECLTCDKSGACKLQNYAYEYGLVDGTLKGETRDKKIDDSNPFYYYDPNKCILCGLCVRVCDELQCTNAIGFEDRGFDTIVATPFNEGLDKSKCVSCGNCVSVCPVGALIPKTKAKFRHWETKKVRTTCSYCGVGCQMDLQVKGNQVVGVEPAFDGLNKGLLCVKGKFGYKFINHPDRLKTPLIKKNGEFVEATWDEAYRLIVSKIKDTKEEYGAEAFAGLSSARCTNEENYLFQKLFRAVIGTNNVDHCARLUHSSTVAGLATTLGSGAMTNSIEEILNTDAMFVIGSNTTENHPIIGATMKQAKKNGAKLIVADPRRIELAEYADVYLPLKPGTNIALLNGMMNVIIQKGLQDKKYIEERTENYEELVTLVKEYTPERVAKICGVDADDIVKAAMIYGEAEKAGIYYTMGITQHTTGTNGVMTVSNLALLCGNVGKESAGVNPLRGQNNVQGACDMGALPSDLPGYQKVFKEEVAEKFERVWNAKLSRKVGLTVSEMLHEAEEGNVKFMYIMGENPMVSDPDINHVRKSLNSLDFLVVQDIFFTETCELADVVLPAASFAEKDGTFSNTERRIQRVRKAVEPVGSAKADWEILMNIMNLLGYNKKYFETSEIMDEIASVTPSYGGIDYKRLEDRMGIQWPCPDKNHPGTKYLHKASIARGVGLFMPSEQVNSAEMPDDEYPFVFTTGRILYHYHTRTMTGRVDGLNKKASSNYVEINENTANKMGIEEGNLVKVTSRRGEVVVPAKITDIIGENVLFMPFHFAEGAANYLTNTAIDPIAKIPELKVAAVKLEKVDESGRKAI; from the coding sequence ATGATTGAGTTAACTATAGATGGTATTAAATATAATGTTGAACAGGACAAAACACTTCTTCAAGTCTGTAAAGAAATGGGTATAGAAATACCTACCCTATGTCACGACGATAGATTAGCTCCTTATGCAGCTTGTAGAATGTGTCTAGTTGAAGTAGAAGGATCTAAAAACCTTGTAACTTCATGTACTACTAAAGTAAGAGATGGAATGACTATTTACACTAAAAATCCAAAGGTAATGAATGCAAGAAAAGAAGTCCTAGATCTGCTTCTTTCAAATCATCCAATGGAATGTCTTACTTGTGATAAATCAGGGGCTTGTAAACTACAGAACTATGCCTATGAATATGGTCTTGTAGATGGAACACTTAAAGGTGAGACTAGAGATAAAAAGATAGATGATTCAAATCCATTTTACTATTACGACCCTAATAAATGTATATTATGCGGATTATGTGTTAGAGTATGTGATGAATTACAGTGTACCAATGCCATTGGATTTGAAGATAGAGGCTTTGATACTATAGTAGCTACTCCCTTTAATGAAGGCTTAGATAAATCCAAATGTGTTTCCTGTGGAAACTGTGTATCAGTATGTCCTGTAGGAGCACTTATTCCAAAAACAAAGGCTAAGTTTAGACATTGGGAGACTAAAAAAGTCAGAACTACTTGTTCATACTGTGGAGTAGGTTGTCAAATGGATTTACAAGTAAAGGGAAATCAGGTAGTAGGTGTAGAACCTGCATTTGATGGTTTAAACAAAGGATTATTATGTGTAAAGGGTAAATTCGGATATAAATTTATCAATCATCCAGATAGATTAAAAACTCCATTGATTAAAAAGAATGGAGAATTTGTAGAGGCAACTTGGGATGAAGCCTATAGATTGATAGTATCTAAGATAAAAGATACTAAAGAAGAATATGGTGCTGAAGCCTTTGCTGGACTTTCATCAGCTCGTTGTACAAATGAAGAAAACTATTTGTTCCAAAAATTATTTAGAGCTGTAATAGGAACAAATAATGTAGACCACTGTGCACGCCTCTGACACTCCTCAACAGTTGCAGGTCTTGCAACAACTTTAGGTAGTGGTGCTATGACAAATAGCATAGAGGAAATATTAAATACAGATGCCATGTTTGTAATTGGTTCAAATACTACAGAAAACCATCCAATAATTGGTGCAACTATGAAGCAAGCCAAGAAAAATGGTGCAAAATTAATAGTAGCTGACCCGAGAAGAATAGAGCTAGCAGAATATGCAGACGTATATCTTCCATTAAAGCCAGGAACAAATATTGCATTATTAAATGGAATGATGAATGTAATCATTCAAAAAGGATTACAAGATAAGAAATATATAGAAGAAAGAACAGAAAATTATGAGGAACTAGTGACATTAGTAAAAGAATATACTCCTGAAAGAGTGGCAAAAATTTGTGGAGTAGACGCAGATGATATAGTAAAAGCTGCTATGATATATGGAGAGGCAGAAAAAGCAGGAATATATTATACAATGGGTATAACCCAACATACTACAGGAACTAACGGAGTAATGACAGTATCTAACCTTGCATTGTTATGTGGTAATGTAGGTAAGGAATCAGCTGGAGTAAATCCATTAAGAGGTCAAAACAATGTACAAGGTGCCTGTGATATGGGTGCACTTCCATCAGACTTACCTGGATACCAAAAGGTATTTAAAGAAGAAGTAGCAGAAAAATTTGAAAGAGTATGGAATGCAAAACTGTCTAGAAAAGTAGGGCTTACTGTTTCAGAAATGTTACATGAGGCAGAAGAGGGAAATGTTAAGTTTATGTATATAATGGGTGAGAATCCAATGGTTTCAGACCCAGATATAAACCATGTAAGAAAATCATTAAATAGTTTAGACTTTTTAGTGGTACAGGATATATTCTTTACTGAAACTTGTGAACTAGCAGATGTAGTATTGCCGGCAGCGTCCTTTGCAGAAAAAGATGGTACTTTCTCTAATACAGAGAGAAGGATACAAAGGGTGAGGAAGGCTGTTGAGCCAGTAGGTAGTGCAAAGGCAGACTGGGAAATACTAATGAATATAATGAATTTGCTTGGCTATAATAAGAAATACTTTGAAACATCAGAAATAATGGATGAAATTGCATCTGTTACCCCTTCTTATGGTGGAATAGATTACAAAAGATTAGAAGATCGAATGGGAATTCAATGGCCTTGTCCAGATAAGAATCATCCTGGAACAAAATATCTCCATAAGGCTTCAATCGCTAGAGGTGTAGGATTATTTATGCCATCTGAACAGGTAAATAGTGCAGAAATGCCAGATGACGAATATCCATTTGTATTTACTACAGGTAGAATACTTTACCATTATCACACTAGAACCATGACAGGTAGAGTTGATGGACTTAACAAAAAAGCTTCATCAAATTATGTTGAAATCAATGAAAATACTGCAAATAAAATGGGTATAGAGGAAGGAAATTTGGTAAAGGTAACATCAAGGCGTGGAGAAGTTGTGGTGCCTGCAAAAATTACAGATATTATTGGTGAAAATGTACTATTTATGCCTTTCCATTTTGCAGAAGGAGCTGCAAACTATCTTACAAATACGGCAATAGATCCAATAGCTAAAATACCTGAATTAAAAGTGGCAGCAGTAAAATTGGAAAAGGTAGACGAATCAGGGAGGAAAGCAATTTGA
- a CDS encoding ferritin family protein, protein MKSYEQILRYAMQMELNGHNFFRENAKKFNDPTSEALFIKLAKIEMEHYNYLERQLNSYIETKSFDISEEVMNREEDIFEARAEAENIEATLQESDIPDLTILRMAYLIEKDYKEFYTNAAENADDENIKAIFKKLASWEEGHEEIFKTEYDRRMKEYMTLPWGG, encoded by the coding sequence TTGAAAAGTTATGAACAAATTCTAAGATATGCTATGCAAATGGAACTAAACGGTCATAATTTCTTTAGAGAAAATGCAAAAAAGTTCAATGATCCTACTTCGGAAGCATTATTTATAAAATTAGCCAAGATAGAAATGGAGCACTATAACTACCTGGAAAGACAGTTAAATAGTTATATTGAAACTAAAAGCTTTGATATAAGTGAAGAAGTTATGAATAGGGAAGAAGATATATTTGAAGCGAGGGCAGAGGCAGAAAATATTGAAGCCACCTTGCAAGAGTCAGATATACCAGACTTAACTATACTTAGAATGGCATATTTAATTGAGAAAGATTACAAGGAATTTTATACTAATGCTGCTGAAAATGCAGATGACGAAAATATAAAAGCTATATTCAAGAAACTTGCGTCTTGGGAAGAAGGACATGAGGAAATTTTCAAGACAGAATATGATAGAAGAATGAAAGAGTATATGACTCTTCCTTGGGGTGGTTAA
- the fdhD gene encoding formate dehydrogenase accessory sulfurtransferase FdhD, whose product MDTTKNIEILRVKGDSITKEEDILIIEHPFTIFLDDKEIITLLCSPKSLKELTIGFLYSEGFIDNISNIKDIYIDEEKGIAHVYLWERKSLAEKLQGKRTITSGCGKGTLFYNVLDSFKSEKIKKTLDIKIEEIKHLVKEFNYKSELFLNTGGVHSCALCNKSGILIFEEDIGRHNALDKILGRAFMDNMDLSDKLVLVSGRISSEMLIKVAKRGIPVIVSRAAPTSLSIELARELNIIIVGFARGEKMNIYSSFPSFNF is encoded by the coding sequence ATGGATACTACTAAAAATATTGAAATATTAAGAGTAAAGGGCGATAGCATTACAAAGGAAGAAGATATTTTAATTATAGAACATCCCTTTACCATATTTCTAGATGATAAGGAAATAATAACTCTTTTATGTAGCCCAAAATCCCTTAAGGAGTTAACCATAGGGTTCCTTTATTCGGAGGGATTTATAGATAATATATCTAATATAAAGGATATATATATAGACGAAGAAAAGGGAATAGCACATGTTTATTTATGGGAAAGAAAGTCTTTAGCTGAAAAGCTTCAAGGTAAAAGGACTATAACATCTGGGTGTGGTAAAGGTACATTGTTTTATAATGTCCTAGATTCTTTTAAATCTGAGAAAATAAAAAAAACTTTAGATATAAAAATAGAAGAAATTAAACATTTAGTTAAAGAATTTAATTATAAATCAGAGTTGTTTTTAAATACTGGAGGAGTACATAGTTGTGCTTTATGTAATAAATCTGGTATATTAATATTCGAGGAAGATATTGGAAGACATAATGCACTTGATAAAATACTTGGTAGAGCATTTATGGATAATATGGATCTATCAGATAAACTTGTCTTAGTATCTGGAAGAATTTCCTCGGAAATGTTAATAAAAGTAGCAAAAAGAGGTATCCCAGTAATTGTTTCTCGGGCTGCTCCTACTAGCCTTTCTATTGAATTGGCTAGAGAGTTAAATATAATTATAGTAGGATTCGCAAGAGGAGAAAAAATGAACATTTATTCAAGTTTTCCGAGCTTTAACTTCTAA